One stretch of Corynebacterium imitans DNA includes these proteins:
- a CDS encoding TetR/AcrR family transcriptional regulator, translating into MPRKSKREDILRTAYAIVASDPGGIEAVTYDRLAAETELSKSGLLYHFPSRHALLVGLHEYTAAVWEDKVRAHAGGKGAEELSPRERYRAMLVTMSEHEPLAELMVTLHSRTHPDYTRPWLEVEDRWLPRADDTAADPNLLAASALASGLWVHDHIYARPLAEVNRAVIVEKLLELIE; encoded by the coding sequence ATGCCCCGCAAAAGTAAGCGCGAAGACATCCTGCGCACCGCCTACGCCATCGTCGCCTCTGACCCGGGCGGCATCGAGGCCGTCACCTATGATCGGCTCGCCGCCGAAACAGAGCTGTCCAAGTCCGGCCTGCTCTACCACTTCCCCTCCCGCCACGCCCTGCTGGTCGGACTGCACGAGTACACCGCAGCCGTGTGGGAGGACAAGGTGCGCGCCCACGCCGGAGGCAAGGGCGCCGAGGAACTTTCCCCGCGCGAGCGCTACCGCGCGATGCTGGTGACCATGAGCGAGCACGAGCCGCTCGCCGAGCTCATGGTCACGCTCCACTCCCGCACGCACCCCGACTACACGCGCCCCTGGCTGGAGGTAGAGGACCGGTGGCTGCCGCGTGCCGACGACACGGCGGCGGACCCTAATCTTCTGGCTGCGTCGGCACTGGCCTCGGGCCTGTGGGTGCACGACCACATTTATGCGCGGCCGTTGGCGGAGGTAAACCGGGCGGTGATCGTCGAGAAGCTGCTCGAGCTCATCGAATAA